The proteins below are encoded in one region of Cucurbita pepo subsp. pepo cultivar mu-cu-16 chromosome LG10, ASM280686v2, whole genome shotgun sequence:
- the LOC111804197 gene encoding proline-rich receptor-like protein kinase PERK2 has protein sequence MVGARFGPWNLILNHHGRRFGNGNRERLDEKGQPAFSGIIVDGGGTRWLDGSALESAKLGRHLVAIHVCEESEYDPKFRKGFPVMKSNELVGSDSGETLAKRLAKQRSMAVVLEFDPTGPRGNWVALAKWFANQLPATSIVLAVHKGKTIFKRQSTADQFRGFQLQLRPEFYFNEVVYAKEVKGDSDELLAVVASDDRDEETDSRSGNVKGQNTKALLSSISVVRRQLPESNLGWPLRRRSCQGGHEVIRKRARNVSVVQWVMSLPNRTGAAALPKDQNEWMEETSPLMLRNVGDDSNEVEHNERMPLSVSLFVNELQQETPGWPLRPAALSERSDSSQEAESETSMSNQTTDTIDTNLESQISYVPKQLKLPITTNRSACKCFSYAELRTATSDFSAENLIGEGGYSSVYKGCLLNGTSVVVKVLKSNNDARDNFLMELDVVSSIKHEHIAPLIGVCMENEHLISVYDYFPEGSLDENLHGQKGRGKFQWEMRFKVAIAVAEALNYLHNECSSPVIHRDIKSSNILVSEKFQPQLSDFGLAMRGPTDSSYVVNTDVVGTFGYIAPEYLMHGKVSDKIDVYAFGVVLLELLSGRRPIDRFGVGEGQGSLVLWAKEVLNSEDPKVLMDPEVDVEFNDDEVQRVIMAAKLCIDLSARLRPNVSEILKVLKGEARVDDGSSKELNHHDVDDIFPKFMTKPSLSFALRDIDYDGTSSTNAQTTTSNIIPRRRQKLKEYLKEPHEI, from the exons ATGGTGGGTGCTCGCTTTGGTCCgtggaatttgattttaaaccATCATGGAAGAAGGTTTGGTAATGGAAATCGCGAGAGATTGGACGAGAAGGGGCAGCCGGCGTTCTCTGGGATAATAGTCGATGGCGGCGGAACACGGTGGCTCGACGGCAGTGCTCTAGAGTCTGCCAAACTGGGACGCCATTTGGTTGCCATCCATGTTTGTGAAGAATCAG AATATGATCCAAAGTTCAGAAAAGGGTTTCCTGTGATGAAATCA AATGAACTTGTGGGTTCAGATTCAGGGGAAACTTTAGCCAAGAGGCTAGCCAAGCAGAGATCTATGGCCGTGGTGCTAGAATTTGACCCGACAGGTCCACGCGG GAATTGGGTTGCACTTGCCAAATGGTTTGCCAATCAGCTACCTGCTACTAGCATTGTGCTTGCTGTTCATAAGGGGAAGACCATATTTAAACGACAGTCAACAGCTGATCAGTTTAGAG GTTTTCAGCTACAGTTGAGGCCTGAGTTCTATTTCAACGAGGTTGTTTATGCAAAGGAAGTAAAGGGAGATAGTGATGAGCTCCTTGCAGTTGTTGCTTCCGATGATCGGGACGAAGAAACCGACTCGAGAAGTGGCAATGTGAAAGGTCAGAATACGAAAGCTCTTCTGAGTTCGATATCCGTTGTTCGAAGACAGCTTCCTGAATCAAATCTTGGTTGGCCTCTACGACGGAGAAGTTGTCAAGGAGGTCATGAGGTTATAAGAAAAAGAGCTAGAAATGTTTCTGTGGTTCAATGGGTTATGAGCCTGCCTAATAGAACAGGTGCTGCAGCGTTACCAAAGGACCAGAATGAATGGATGGAAGAAACCAGTCCTCTGATGCTTCGAAACGTTGGAGACGACAGTAACGAAGTCGAACACAACGAGAGAATGCCCCTTTCAGTCTCTTTATTTGTGAATGAACTTCAACAAGAGACACCTGGTTGGCCCCTTAGACCTGCAGCTCTTTCGGAACGATCAGATTCATCGCAAGAAGCCGAGTCCGAGACAAGCATGTCTAACCAAACAACTGATACAATCGACACAAATTTGGAGTCCCAGATTAGTTATGTACCTAAGCAGCTGAAGCTTCCCATCACGACGAATCGATCGGCTTGCAAGTGCTTCAGCTATGCCGAGCTAAGGACGGCGACTTCCGATTTCTCAGCAG AAAATCTCATAGGAGAGGGAGGATATAGCAGCGTATACAAAGGATGTCTTCTCAATGGCACGTCTGTTGTGGTAAAAGTTCTGAAGTCGAACAACGACGCTCGGGACAACTTTTTGATGGAATTAGACGTCGTTTCCTCGATCAAACACGAACACATCGCACCTCTTATCGGTGTATGCATGGAAAACGAGCATCTTATTTCAGTATATGACTACTTTCCTGAAGGGAGTTTGGACGAAAATTTGCACG GCCAAAAGGGAAGAGGTAAATTTCAATGGGAAATGAGATTCAAAGTAGCTATTGCTGTTGCTGAGGCACTAAACTACCTTCACAATGAGTGTTCTTCACCTGTTATTCACAGAGATATTAAATCTTCCAACATTCTTGTTTCTGAGAAGTTTCAGCCCCAG CTATCCGATTTCGGGCTTGCTATGAGGGGACCAACGGATTCGTCGTATGTAGTGAACACCGATGTGGTTGGGACGTTCGGGTATATTGCTCCGGAATATCTCATGCATGGAAAGGTCAGTGATAAAATCGACGTTTATGCCTTCGGCGTCGTTCTTCTTGAACTTTTGTCAGGTAGACGTCCCATTGATCGTTTTGGTGTTGGTGAAGGGCAAGGAAGCTTAGTCCTGTGG GCGAAGGAAGTGTTGAACAGTGAGGATCCAAAGGTATTAATGGATCCAGAGGTGGATGTAGAGTTCAATGATGATGAGGTTCAAAGAGTGATTATGGCTGCTAAGCTTTGCATTGATCTATCAGCTCGGTTACGTCCGAATGTGAGCGAG ATATTGAAGGTATTAAAAGGGGAGGCACGTGTTGATGATGGCTCATCGAAGGAGCTAAACCATcatgatgttgatgatatcTTCCCGAAGTTTATGACCAAACCGAGCCTAAGTTTTGCACTCCGTGACATAGACTACGACGGTACATCATCGACTAATGCTCAAACGACGACCTCAAATATTATCCCGCGGCGTCGTCAGAAGTTAAAAGAATATCTGAAAGAACCTCATGAAATTTAG
- the LOC111804308 gene encoding probable ATP synthase 24 kDa subunit, mitochondrial → MAFSSRLLSKSKQVLGIPSILHQGHAIPVRHFAEEAARPALKGDEMLKNIFLEVKKKFETAIDVFRKEKITIDPDDPAAVAQYAKVMKMAREKADLFSEAQRIKYTIQTRTQDIPDARTYLLTLKDIRIKRSLSDELGAEAMMFDALEKVEKELKKPLLRNDKKGMSILMAEFDKINQKLGIKREDLPKYEEQLELKMSKAQLEELKKDALEAMETQKKREEFKDEAMIDTKSLDVRNFL, encoded by the exons ATGGCTTTCTCTTCTCGTCTCTTGTCCAAATCCAAGCAG GTGCTTGGCATTCCAAGTATTTTACACCAGGGGCATGCTATTCCTGTTCGTCACTTTGCGGAAGAGGCTGCCCGACCGGCTCTGAAGGGAGATG AAATGctgaagaatatatttttggaagtgaaaaagaagtttgagaCAGCAATTGATGTTTTCCGGAAAGAGAAGATCACAATTGATCCAGATGATCCTGCTGCAGTAGCTCAATACGCAAAGGTCATGAAAATGGCAAGAGAGAA GGCAGATTTATTCTCAGAAGCACAGCGAATCAAATACACCATTCAGACGAGAACCCAAGATATCCCTGATGCTAGAACATACCTACTGACCCTGAAGGATATCCGGATCAA GAGAAGTCTCAGTGATGAGCTTGGTGCAGAAGCTATGATGTTTGATGCTCTGGAAAAGGTTgagaaagaattgaagaaacctCTCTTGAGGAATGATAAGAAAGGAATGTCTATTCTTATGGCTGAGTTCgacaaaatcaatcaaaa GCTTGGAATTAAGAGGGAAGATCTACCCAAGTACGAGGAGCAGTTGGAACTTAAAATGTCCAAGGCACAATTGGAAGAGCTGAAGAAAGACGCTCTTGAGGCAATGGAAACTCAAAAGAAGCG TGAGGAGTTTAAAGACGAGGCAATGATCGATACAAAGTCGTTAGACGTGAGAAACTTCCTGTAG
- the LOC111804307 gene encoding tRNA(His) guanylyltransferase 1-like translates to MANSKYEYVKLFEVDDEVMPPNLIVVRVEGLDFPRFSEVHGFVKPNDEKALELMNCCAMATMEMFSDVVFSYGFNDEYSFIFKKTSKFYQRRASKLYSLVVSFFTSVYITKWQEVFPHKHLIFPPSFRARVICCASIEVLQAYLAWRQQFCHVNNLDNTCFWKLVECGKTDREAHDFLKVTEKKEKHELLFQKFNINYANLDAIFRQGSCILTTKVEDIVKYHEDGTPVKRLRRKATVIHSPNIAGRRFWNEHSILLKELGAFATDIDKINPDYVRSFQVENKLMPSTWIVIRIDGCHFHRFSEVHVFEKPNDEHALNLMNSCAVAVMEKLPDLVFSYGVSDEYSFVLKKDSQIYGRRASELVSIIVSLFSSLYVMKWSEFFPHKELKYPPSFDGRAVCYPSREILQDYLAWRQVDCHINNQYNTCFWELVKSGKSKSEAQAYLKGTQAPEKERMLNLQFNILYNELPLMFRQGSSAFWEKEDVTAAVDKNPDDSEISKRKVVVVHSNIIEPSFWEEHPWILN, encoded by the exons ATGGCAAACAGTAAGTATGAGTACGTGAAGCTGTTTGAAGTTGATGATGAGGTGATGCCGCCCAATCTGATCGTTGTTCGGGTTGAGGGTCTTGACTTTCCAAG GTTCTCTGAAGTTCATGGATTTGTGAAGCCAAATGACGAAAAGGCTTTAGAATTGATGAATTGTTGTGCAATGGCCACAATGGAAATGTTTTCAGATGTAGTATTTTCATATGGATTTAATGACGAGTACAG TTTTATCTTTAAGAAGACATCCAAGTTCTACCAAAGGCGTGCCAG CAAATTGTATTCGCTCGTAGTATCTTTCTTTACCTCagtatatataacaaaatggCAAGAAGTCTTTCCTCATAAGCACTTGATATTCCCTCCATCATTTCGTGCACGTGTAATATGCTGTGCTTCTATAGAAGTTCTTCAAGCATATCTTGCATGGAGACAACAATTCT GTCATGTCAATAACTTGGACAATACATGCTTTTGGAAGCTGGTGGAATGTGGGAAGACAGACAGGGAAGCCCATGATTTTCTGAAG GttacagagaagaaagagaaacatGAGCTGCTTTTTCAAAAGTTCAATATTAACTATGCAAATCTTGATGCAATCTTTCGTCAAGGATCCTGCATTTTGACAACAAAG GTTGAAGATATTGTGAAGTACCATGAAGATGGCACTCCTGTTAAGAGATTACGGAGAAAGGCGACCGTAATTCATTCACCAAATATTGCTGGACGAAGATTTTGGAACGAACATTCCATTCTTTTAAAGGAGCTAGGTGCTTTCGCAACTGACATTGACAAAATAAATCCAGATTACGTTCGGTCATTCCAAGTTGAGAACAAACTAATGCCATCTACATGGATAGTGATAAGAATAGACGGCTGTCATTTCCACAG ATTTTCCGAAGTTCACGTGTTTGAAAAGCCAAACGATGAGCACGCTTTGAACCTTATGAATTCATGTGCAGTGGCTGTGATGGAGAAACTTCCTGACTTGGTCTTCTCCTATGGCGTTAGTGATGAGTACAG CTTTGTTCTGAAGAAGGATTCTCAAATTTATGGACGCCGAGCTAG TGAATTAGTGTCCATCATTgtatcattattttcttccctttACGTAATGAAATGGAGCGAATTCTTCCCACATAAAGAGCTGAAGTACCCACCTTCTTTTGATGGGCGTGCTGTTTGCTATCCATCACGTGAGATCCTTCAGGACTATCTAGCCTGGAGACAAGTTGATT GTCACATAAATAATCAGTACAATACATGTTTCTGGGAGCTCGTGAAGTCtggaaaaagtaaaagtgAAGCTCAAGCTTACCTCAAG GGTACTCAAGCACCGGAGAAGGAACGCATGCTTAACTTgcaattcaatattttatataatgaGTTACCCCTCATGTTTCGTCAAGGTTCTTCCGCATTCTGGGAgaag GAAGATGTTACAGCAGCGGTGGACAAAAATCCAGATGATTCGGAGATTTCCAAGAGAAAAGTTGTTGTTGTGCATTCTAATATAATTGAGCCTAGTTTTTGGGAAGAACATCCATGGATACTAAACTAA
- the LOC111804198 gene encoding uncharacterized protein At5g64816, translating to MVEVWWSILGAAIPAVVAGQAYRMRRRHSEEQKVKTARGREKNPDDIFVCERVCTSKRMLKKVGSFSKDPIPDTCVTVCGLSELDACTDACARTVCVNQHQVPNWNDICLRRCQSECLKLSASHSS from the coding sequence ATGGTGGAAGTATGGTGGTCGATATTGGGGGCAGCTATCCCAGCAGTAGTTGCAGGACAAGCATACAGAATGAGGAGGAGGCATTCTGAGGAGCAGAAAGTAAAGACTGCTAGGGGAAGGGAGAAGAATCCAGATGACATTTTTGTCTGTGAGAGGGTCTGCACATCAAAGAGAATGTTGAAAAAGGTAGGCTCATTCTCGAAAGACCCAATTCCCGATACTTGCGTGACTGTGTGTGGATTATCTGAACTCGATGCCTGCACAGATGCATGTGCTCGCACTGTCTGTGTGAACCAGCATCAAGTACCAAACTGGAACGACATTTGTCTTAGGAGATGCCAGAGTGAATGTCTTAAGCTTTCTGCTTCACATTCATCTTAG
- the LOC111804199 gene encoding uncharacterized protein LOC111804199 gives MEIFNPKTRSRLLLLFFILMLHVASCFAEPNKAPERPSFGNFIQETVAILKKSHPSPWDKVKCLIHQMQLQFFPPNLDFRSSDEAKGVVDEVKEAVEKSFGASKDAVSESAKSAAKVMEEAVDKVKENLVDKDKDKDKHSHDEL, from the exons ATGGAAATCTTCAACCCAAAAACTCGAAGCAGATTGcttcttctgttcttcattttgatGCTTCACGTTGCTTCATGCTTTGCAGAACCCAATAAGGCTCCCGAGAGGCCCTCTTTTGGGAACTTCATTCAAGAAACTGTCGCTATTTTGAAGAAATCCCATCCCTCTCCATGGGACAAGGTCAAATGTCTCATTCACCAAATGCAGTTGCAGTTTTTCCCTCCTAATTTAGA TTTTAGGAGTAGTGATGAAGCAAAGGGCGTGGTTGATGAAGTGAAAGAAGCAGTGGAGAAGAGCTTTGGAGCAAGCAAAGATGCAGTTTCGGAATCTGCTAAATCTGCAGCAAAAGTGATGGAGGAAGCAGTGGACAAGGTGAAAGAGAACCTGGTTGACAAGGACAAGGACAAGGACAAACATTCTCATGATGAGCTTTGA
- the LOC111804309 gene encoding probable WRKY transcription factor 12, translating into MGSSASEEDIIMATLLQAEQAAAAITTNFASFPENINNLVQQTLKPFLFFKADDQYSLQQQQQQQSVFPFPFPFPSTTATATSHLLSSLRDAGESGNHGDCDGDNRKGGLRVRTVKMKRMKGRRKVREPRFCFKTMTDVDVLDDGYKWRKYGQKVVKNTLHPRSYYRCTEENCKVKKRVERLAEDPRMVITTYEGRHAHSPSDRNLEDTNMGCLNTFFC; encoded by the exons ATGGGATCATCGGCGTCGGAAGAAGATATAATAATGGCGACTCTACTGCAAGCCGAACAAGCCGCCGCCGCTATCACCACCAATTTCGCTTCCTTCCCTGAAAACATCAATAATCTGGTTCaacaaaccctaaaacccttcctcttcttcaaaGCCGACGACCAATATTCGTtacagcaacaacaacaacagcaatCCGTTTTCCCTTTCCCGTTCCCGTTCCCCTCaaccaccgccaccgccacctcCCATCTCCTTTCCTCGCTCAGGGATGCAGGAGAGAGCGGAAATCACGGCGACTGCGACGGCGACAACCGCAAGGGTGGATTGAGGGTTAGGACGGTGAAGATGAAGAGGATGAAAGGGAGGAGGAAAGTGAGAGAGCCGAGATTCTGCTTCAAAACCATGACGGATGTGGACGTTCTTGacgacggttacaaatggagAAAGTACGGCCAAAAAGTTGTTAAGAACACCCTCCATCCAAg GAGTTACTATCGTTGCACGGAAGAGAATTGTAAGGTAAAGAAACGAGTAGAAAGATTAGCAGAAGATCCGAGAATGGTGATAACGACCTACGAAGGAAGACACGCTCATTCACCGTCCGATCGTAATTTAGAAGACACCAACATGGGTTGCCTCAACACTTTCTTTTGTTAG
- the LOC111804310 gene encoding iron-sulfur assembly protein IscA, chloroplastic-like, with translation MAFSSITMKCPPVLHLRALPKSSAPQSSISFRYSPTKFSRRKTLSIRSVSVPAAPASEGIAPAISLTDNALKHLNKMRSERNEDLCLRIGVRQGGCSGMSYTMEFENRANARPDDSIIEYNGFVIVCDPKSLLFLFGMQLDYSDALIGGGFSFKNPNATQTCGCGKSFAAEM, from the exons ATGGCGTTCTCTTCGATTACCATGAAATGCCCCCCTGTTCTACACCTGCGAGCCCTTCCTAAAAGCTCTGCACCTCAAAGTTCAATTTCCTTTCGATATTCACCTACGAAATTCAGCCGGAGAAAAACCTTATCTATTCGATCGGTTTCAGTCCCAG CTGCGCCAGCATCTGAGGGTATAGCACCGGCTATCTCATTAACCGATAATGCATTGAAACACTTGAATAAAATGAGATCTGAACGTAATGAAGATTTGTGCTTGAGAATTGGTGTCAGACAGGGTGGATGCTCTGGTATGTCCTACACGATGGAGTTTGAGAACAGGGCAAATGCTAGACCTGATGACTCAATTATAGAATATAATGGGTTTGTGATTG TATGCGATCCCAAGAGCCTACTTTTCTTGTTTGGAATGCAATTGGACTACAGCGACGCACTTATTGGTGGGGGCTTCTCCTTCAAGAACCCAAACGCTACACAAACTTGTGGCTGTGGAAAGTCATTTGCTGCAGAAATGTAG
- the LOC111803065 gene encoding probable WRKY transcription factor 51: MNPLQNPSFFLDYHQFQDSSFSFMDLFDVSSYPLPDFGLEAETTASLLTEARTGAERRSTEATSIDNNSMQVEKRKKERGGGCNNRVAFRTKLVSDILDDGFKWRKYGKKSVKNTSHPRNYYKCSSGGCGVKKRVERDRDDSSYVITTYEGIHNHASPFSDMV, translated from the exons ATGAATCCCCTTCAAAACCCTAGTTTCTTCCTCGATTATCATCAGTTTCAAGACTCGTCCTTCTCGTTCATGGATCTTTTCGATGTCTCAAGTTACCCACTACCCGATTTTGGCCTCGAAGCCGAGACCACGGCGTCGTTGTTGACAGAGGCAAGAACGGGAGCGGAGAGGAGATCCACGGAAGCAACATCCATAGACAATAATAGCATGCAAgtggagaaaagaaaaaaggagagaggagGTGGATGCAACAATAGGGTTGCATTTAGAACAAAGTTGGTATCGGATATCTTAGATGATGGCTTCAAATGGAGAAAGTATGGCAAAAAATCTGTCAAGAACACCTCTCATCCAAG GAATTACTACAAATGCTCGAGTGGAGGGTGTGGAGTGAAGAAGAGAgtagagagagacagagatgATTCAAGCTATGTTATAACAACATACGAAGGAATTCACAACCATGCAAGCCCTTTTTCTGATATGGTGTAA